A genomic region of Zygotorulaspora mrakii chromosome 7, complete sequence contains the following coding sequences:
- the SLX4 gene encoding Slx4p (similar to Saccharomyces cerevisiae SLX4 (YLR135W); ancestral locus Anc_8.330), with amino-acid sequence MDLERARRNLDLVRKGQPEVCEGSGDECDDGDINPGLDMDVGGGTLIPDSLGLSSVSSVAESQEEVPIFINTQVQGQLDDLEQENIMKSKLRQFDYNLDSSQAKSILKSWPAVKSRTSTRTKKRVQSGAKSVTQTNIEGHSKSEVLLKKLSGKHSKIKDILKTPQLSKSVNNKRGKKTPIKYDIYNAQEWNHIYQRLMETFPQTKYKEVGEVYHFLYGVEGTKQDLWTSSQLPPDDSYKDQCMSSPSGSPMKESQQATIMSLSQVMSDDFVGEKLEENHGQGSQKYDEASQSPFEHRTNELTSEDPINQPDEEYDDDDHISIVSDTTDESFPVPPVKSENPYKGTLTNFGAPPILPPPNTEGIIDLTSSFKAVQCLISPLKSDETTSIQVPATRNPTIRASPKIWSDEPRMGANMIRLKMRKIQLSSAKEYFSRLFEMHLIDAQTNVPDTEAEDNDEDFCVIDLEPIAENSRDGQEFHLNSQILSQSAAKMRQNLKEIGLKPSRSKSEMIASLQAASQVLDASTDTKEQRKEVYDLLTTLVQSSPSLHEKVYTFQPIVLKDLIKQLAAANPFVDHLNEPIIREWADMQGICLRSS; translated from the coding sequence ATGGATCTCGAGCGGGCTCGCAGAAATTTGGACCTTGTTCGGAAGGGTCAACCAGAGGTTTGCGAGGGGAGCGGCGATGAATGTGATGACGGGGATATTAACCCGGGTTTGGATATGGATGTAGGCGGCGGTACCCTGATTCCCGATTCATTGGGATTATCTTCTGTGTCTTCAGTAGCTGAATCACAAGAGGAAGTGCCGATTTTTATCAATACTCAGGTACAGGGCCAGCTGGATGATCTGGAGCAGGAAAATATAATGAAATCCAAGTTACGACAATTCGACTATAATCTTGATTCTTCACAGGCAAAATCAATCTTGAAATCCTGGCCAGCGGTAAAATCTAGAACAAGcacaagaacaaaaaaaagagtacAGAGCGGAGCAAAATCCGTAACACAAACAAATATTGAAGGGCATTCAAAATCAGAAGTTCTTCTAAAGAAACTATCTGGCAAACACAGCAAAATTAAAGATATTCTAAAAACTCCTCAACTGTCAAAATCGGTGAATAACAAGAGAGGAAAAAAGACTCCGATAAAATATGATATTTATAATGCACAGGAATGGAACCATATATATCAGCGACTGATGGAGACATTTCCGCAAACGAAATACAAGGAGGTGGGCGAGGTTTATCACTTTCTGTACGGGGTAGAAGGCACGAAGCAAGACCTTTGGACGTCGTCTCAGCTCCCGCCCGATGATTCTTATAAGGATCAGTGCATGTCATCACCCTCAGGGTCACCGATGAAAGAAAGTCAACAGGCCACGATAATGTCTTTATCTCAAGTGATGAGTGATGACTTTGTAGGGgaaaaacttgaagaaaatcatGGGCAGGGTTCACAGAAATATGACGAAGCATCACAGTCACCTTTCGAACATCGGACAAACGAACTGACATCGGAAGATCCAATAAACCAACCAGATGAAGAATATGATGACGACGATCATATCTCTATTGTATCGGACACTACAGATGAGAGTTTTCCCGTGCCACCAGTAAAGTCAGAAAATCCATATAAAGGCACCTTAACGAACTTTGGTGCTCCCCCCATTTTACCGCCTCCTAATACAGAAGGAATAATTGATCTAACTAGCTCTTTTAAGGCGGTGCAATGTCTTATATCTCCACTAAAATCGGACGAAACCACATCTATTCAAGTGCCGGCCACTAGAAATCCTACGATACGAGCTTCACCGAAAATTTGGTCTGATGAGCCAAGAATGGGCGCCAACATGATTCGACTGAAAATGCGGAAAATTCAGCTTTCGTCCGCcaaagaatatttttcaagactGTTTGAGATGCACTTAATAGATGCACAGACGAATGTACCTGATACGGAGGCAGAAGATAATGATGAGGACTTCTGTGTAATTGATTTAGAGCCCATTGCTGAAAATTCCCGGGATGGTCAGGAGTTCCACCTAAACTCTCAAATTCTGTCTCAATCTGCGGCAAAAATGCGGCAAAATCTGAAGGAGATTGGTCTGAAGCCCTCAAGATCTAAATCAGAGATGATTGCATCCTTGCAAGCAGCATCCCAAGTTCTAGATGCTAGTACGGATACAAAggaacaaagaaaagaagtttATGATCTACTAACAACGTTGGTACAGTCATCTCCTTCGCTGCATGAGAAAGTTTACACCTTTCAGCCCATTGTCTTAAAAGATCTCATAAAACAGCTCGCAGCTGCAAATCCGTTCGTAGATCATTTGAACGAACCAATCATTCGCGAATGGGCAGATATGCAGGGAATTTGTTTGAGGTCCTCTTAA
- the KGD2 gene encoding dihydrolipoyl transsuccinylase (similar to Saccharomyces cerevisiae KGD2 (YDR148C); ancestral locus Anc_8.329), with the protein MLSLSRSSIRGATSNALRASVLCSSRRAASSADWVYAGSANKRYASTALLRNENVHTKALTPSARIFMGRRFEATSVKVPPMAESLTEGSLKDFTKEVGDFIEEDQLLATIETDKIDIEVNSPVSGTIKKLNFKPEDTVTVGEELATIEPGERSSSPEKKEEPKKEESETSAPPPPPTPAQEQKEEREEPKKEKPAPKPKKEEPAPKPKQDDSKPLASFTSFSRDESRVKMNRMRMRIAERLKESQNTAASLTTFNECDMSAVMEMRKLYKDEIIKKRGTKFGFMGLFSKACTLAAKDIPAVNGAIEGDQIVYRDYTDISIAVSTPKGLVTPVVRNAESLSVLEVEEEIVRLSTKARDGKLTLEDMTGGTFTISNGGVFGSLYGTPIINMPQTAVLGLHGIKERPVTVNGQIVSRPMMYLALTYDHRLLDGREAVTFLRTIKELIEDPKKMLLF; encoded by the coding sequence ATGCTATCACTTTCAAGATCGTCCATCCGTGGGGCTACTTCAAATGCTCTGAGAGCGTCTGTTCTGTGCTCTTCAAGAAGAGCAGCTTCAAGCGCCGACTGGGTTTATGCCGGGAGTGCGAACAAGAGATATGCTTCAACCGCGCTTCTCAGAAACGAAAATGTTCATACCAAAGCTTTAACACCATCTGCTAGGATTTTTATGGGGCGCCGTTTTGAGGCAACCTCTGTCAAAGTGCCTCCGATGGCCGAATCTCTGACTGAAGGTTCTCTAAAAGATTTCACAAAAGAGGTGGGTGACTTTATCGAAGAAGACCAGTTGTTGGCTACTATCGAAACAGATAAGATCGATATTGAAGTGAATTCGCCGGTCAGTGGTACCATCAAGAAGCTTAATTTCAAGCCCGAAGATACGGTCACAGTGGGCGAAGAGTTAGCTACTATTGAACCAGGTGAACGTAGTTCATCACCggagaagaaagaggagcccaagaaagaagaatcagaaactTCCGCTCCACCACCTCCTCCGACTCCTGCACAAGAACAGAAAGAGGAGCGAGAGGAGCCAAAGAAGGAGAAACCAGCACCTAAACCAAAGAAGGAGGAACCTGCACCTAAGCCAAAACAAGATGATTCGAAGCCTCTAGCTTCATTTACGTCGTTCTCTCGTGATGAGAGCAGAGTCAAGATGAACCGTATGAGAATGAGAATTGCAGAGAGATTAAAGGAATCTCAAAATACTGCAGCATCTTTAACAACTTTTAACGAATGTGATATGTCTGCTGTTATGGAGATGAGAAAGCTatataaagatgaaatcaTTAAGAAGAGAGGTACAAAGTTTGGTTTTATGGGTCTGTTCTCTAAAGCTTGTACTTTAGCCGCCAAGGATATCCCAGCAGTAAACGGTGCCATTGAGGGTGATCAGATCGTCTACCGTGACTATActgatatttcaattgctgTTTCTACTCCAAAAGGTTTAGTCACCCCAGTTGTTCGTAATGCCGAGTCTTTGAGTGTCcttgaagttgaagaagaaattgttcGTCTGAGCACTAAGGCTCGTGATGGTAAATTAACCTTGGAAGATATGACTGGAGGTACTTTTACAATTTCAAACGGTGGTGTGTTCGGTTCTTTATATGGTACTCCAATCATTAATATGCCTCAGACAGCTGTTCTGGGTTTACATGGTATTAAAGAGAGACCTGTAACTGTCAATGGCCAGATTGTTTCGAGACCGATGATGTATTTAGCTTTGACATATGATCACAGGTTATTAGATGGTAGGGAGGCAGTCACTTTCTTGAGGACTATTAAAGAATTGATTGAGGatccaaagaaaatgttgttGTTCTAG